One window from the genome of Bubalus kerabau isolate K-KA32 ecotype Philippines breed swamp buffalo chromosome 17, PCC_UOA_SB_1v2, whole genome shotgun sequence encodes:
- the LOC129632308 gene encoding zinc finger and SCAN domain-containing protein 5B-like: MAENQTRGRGPVADSPGAESPASAPGQDTRRENRDSDLEELRVRFRTFSSSDESDPIKALRRLRELCGLWLRPDLHTKEEMVDRLVLEQFVMCMPPEIQVLVKSSGAETCKDLEEVLRKKQKLKKWAVVRVQGEDVLMPVSGVEMLGSEVSEGHSEGDRAREPQPTVSVIPPDEGQQESQDGQHLPGAKDLSRGQGQKALPPETIPERGELEGQTPSKEYLVKDLLEDTGVTRTLSSQEPELLQDHERDVSTPSGSRRGPLKNHRRNKRKRESSPTCQDVGQEAATCLDQGEFSGQLGSHSIRSSGTVGPTSLPEGAETPGRAPSECKVCKKSFPCQSQLTLHQRTHTGERPFQCDICARGFIQPSDLRVHQRIHTGEKPYSCDVCLRKFAHNSTLRTHKRTHTQEKPFRCEQCDRAFCHRGNLNVHRRTHSGLKPYVCPECHTAFRQLGTFKRQRKIHSR; the protein is encoded by the exons ATGGCTGAGAACCAGACAAGGGGTCGTGGCCCCGTCGCGGACAGCCCCGGAGCAGAGTCGCCGGCGTCTGCGCCAGGCCAAGACACCCGAAGGGAAAACCGCGACTCAGACCTGGAAGAGTTGCGCGTCCGCTTCAGAACGTTTAGCAGCTCGGACGAATCCGACCCCATCAAGGCTCTGAGGAGGCTCCGTGAACTCTGCGGGCTGTGGCTGAGGCCGGATCTTCACACCAaggaggagatggtggacaggctggtgctggagcagttcGTGATGTGCATGCCGCCTGAGATCCAGGTCTTAGTCAAGAGTAGTGGTGCCGAGACTTGTAAGGATCTGGAGGAGGTgctgagaaagaagcagaaactgaagaaatgG GCTGTAGTGCGTGTCCAAGGCGAGGATGTTTTGATGCCCGTCTCGGGTGTTGAGATGTTAGGATCTGAGGTCAGTGAGGGGCACAGTGAGGGAGACCGAGCCAGGGAGCCCCAGCCTACAGTCAGTGTCATCCCTCCAGACGAGGGCCAGCAGGAAAGCCAAGATGGGCAGCATCTGCCAGGAGCCAAGGACCTGTCGAGGGGGCAG GGCCAGAAAGCTCTCCCGCCAGAGACCATTCCTGAAAGAGGTGAACTGGAGGGTCAGACGCCCTCCAAGGAGTACTTGGTGAAGGACCTGCTGGAAGACACAGGAGTGACAAGAACCCTTTCATCTCAAGAGCCTGAACTTCTGCAGGATCATG AGAGAGACGTTTCCACTCCAAGTGGATCCAGACGAGGTCCTCTGAAGAATCACAGACGTAACAAAAGGAAGCGGGAGAGCAGTCCCACTTGCCAAGACGTGGGTCAAGAGGCAGCCACGTGTTTGGACCAAGGAGAGTTCTCAGGACAGCTTGGGTCCCATTCTATTCGTTCCTCTGGCACCGTTGGACCCACCAGTCTTCCTGAGGGAGCAGAAACCCCGGGACGGGCACCCTCTGAATGCAAGGTGTGCAAAAAGAGCTTTCCTTGTCAATCTCAGCTTACCTtgcaccagaggacacacacaggagagaggcCCTTTCAATGCGACATCTGTGCCAGAGGGTTCATACAGCCTTCAGACCTGCGGGTCCACCAGCGGATCCACACTGGCGAGAAGCCCTACAGCTGTGATGTCTGCCTCAGGAAGTTCGCCCACAACTCCACGCTGCGCACTCACAAGAGGACCCACACCCAGGAGAAGCCTTTCCGCTGTGAGCAGTGTGACAGAGCTTTTTGCCACCGAGGGAACCTCAATGTTCACCGACGCACCCACTCTGGGCTCAAGCCCTACGTGTGCCCCGAGTGTCACACAGCCTTCCGTCAGCTGGGGACTTTCAAACGCCAACGGAAAATCCATTCCAGATGA